GGCCCAGCCGGAGCGCCCGGACGACGCCGACAACACGCTGACGCACGGGTTCGGCACCGAGGCCTCGCCCGAGGACCGGGCCGAGTTCCGGCGCCGCTTCGGGGCGACCCTGTACGAGGGCTACGGGTCGAGCGAGAGCGCCGGGATGGTCGAACGCGCACCCGGGGCACCACCCACGGCGCTCGGGGTCCCGGCGCACGCGGGCGTGCGCGTGGTCGACCCCGACACGCTCGAGACCTGCCCGCCCGCGGAGCTGGACGAGCACGGCCGGGTGCGCAACGCCGAGGAGGCCATCGGCGAGATCGTCAACACCGAGGGCGCCGCGACGTTCGAGGGCTACTACAACAACCCGGCCGCCAACGCCGAGCGCGTCCGCCACGGCTGGTACTGGACCGGGGACCTCGGCTACCTCGACCGCGACGGCCACCTCTACTTCGCCGGCCGCTCCGGCGACTGGATCCGGGTGGACGGGGAGAACCTTTCCGCGCTGCTGGTGGAACGGGTCCTGCGGCGGCACCCCGACATCGTCGCCGCCGCGGTGTTCGCGGTGCCCGACCCGCGTTCCGGCGACCAGGTCATGGCGGCCGTCGAGACCCCGGTGCGGTTCGCCGACCTGCACCTCGCCGAGTTCCTCGCCGCGCAGGAAGACCTGGGTCCGAAGGCGTTCCCGCGCTACGTGCGGGTGTCCGCGCAGCTGCCCACCACCGGCTCGGGCAAGCTCCGCAAGAAGGAGATGCAGGCGACCGGCTGGCGCACCACCGACGAGGTGCACTGGTGGGTCGGCCGCGGCGCACCGTCGTACGTGCTCATGACCGAGCAGGACGAGCAGGACCTCCGCGCGCAGTTCGCCGCGCACGGCCGGGAGCGCTTCCTGCCGTGAACCGGGCCGGTCAGTCGCGGAACGGGTCGTCGACGTGCTCGGCGATCTCGGCGACCGAGCCGATGACCTTGGTCGGCTGGTAGGGGTACCGCGCCGCGGTGCCGGCGTCGGAGAGCCCGGAGAGCACGAGGATGGTCTGCGTCCCGGACTCGATGCCGGAGCGCACGTCGGTGTCCATGCGGTCGCCGAGCACGATGGTGTGCTCGGAGTGCGCGCCCAGCGCCCGCAGCGCGTAGCGCATCATGAGCGGGTTCGGCTTGCCGATGAAGTACGGCGTCCGCCCGGTCACGCGTTCGATGAGCGCGGCGACGGCGCCGGTCGCGGGCAGGGACCCCTCCCAGCCGGGCCCTTTCTCGTCGGGGTTGGTGGCCAGGAACCGCGCGCCGGACTCCACCAGCCGGATGGCCCGGGTGATCGCCGCGAAGCTGTACGTGCGGGTCTCGCCGAGCACGACGTAGTCGGGGTCGTCGTCGGTGAGCACGTAGCCGACGTCGGTCAGCGCCGTGGTCAGCCCGGCCTCGCCCACGACGTAGGCGGACCCGCCGGGCCGCTGTTGGTCGAGGAACTGGGCGGTGGCCAGCGCGGAGCTCCAGATGGCCTCCTCGGGCACGTCCAGCCCGCAGGCCAGCAGCCGCGCCCG
This region of Saccharopolyspora hordei genomic DNA includes:
- a CDS encoding AMP-binding protein, yielding MSRRETVADLLLDRLGDHRPGLRSRERTWTWDEVVRQSAARAAGLRELRETDRPFHVGVLLDNVPEYVLWLGAAALAGATVVGINPTRRGADLAAEVRHTDLQLVVTDAAGLELLGELDIGVPRDRFLLVDSPEYAAQLATWPAEPVRDPAVTARTRVLLLFTSGTTGTSKAAICSQGRLVGLAHQNSAKYHIGRDDVCYCCMPLFHGNALMALWAPALLAGACVALAPRFTASGFLPDVRRYGATYFTYVGKAISYVLAQPERPDDADNTLTHGFGTEASPEDRAEFRRRFGATLYEGYGSSESAGMVERAPGAPPTALGVPAHAGVRVVDPDTLETCPPAELDEHGRVRNAEEAIGEIVNTEGAATFEGYYNNPAANAERVRHGWYWTGDLGYLDRDGHLYFAGRSGDWIRVDGENLSALLVERVLRRHPDIVAAAVFAVPDPRSGDQVMAAVETPVRFADLHLAEFLAAQEDLGPKAFPRYVRVSAQLPTTGSGKLRKKEMQATGWRTTDEVHWWVGRGAPSYVLMTEQDEQDLRAQFAAHGRERFLP
- a CDS encoding HAD-IIA family hydrolase, giving the protein MTDAAAWTYLMDLNGVLMRDEQHVADGAAAFLAALRAHGIPHLVFTNDSVETPHDQRARLLACGLDVPEEAIWSSALATAQFLDQQRPGGSAYVVGEAGLTTALTDVGYVLTDDDPDYVVLGETRTYSFAAITRAIRLVESGARFLATNPDEKGPGWEGSLPATGAVAALIERVTGRTPYFIGKPNPLMMRYALRALGAHSEHTIVLGDRMDTDVRSGIESGTQTILVLSGLSDAGTAARYPYQPTKVIGSVAEIAEHVDDPFRD